One genomic segment of Thunnus albacares chromosome 18, fThuAlb1.1, whole genome shotgun sequence includes these proteins:
- the hmgcs1 gene encoding hydroxymethylglutaryl-CoA synthase, cytoplasmic isoform X1: protein MSVSCDWTGRQVLESRVYAALSSSDINTLLPGWTHNNGVVTFTITGVNFARRMPGSAPISCMGPWPKDVGVVAMELYFPSQYVDQAELEQFDGVPAGKYTVGLGQARMGFCSDREDINSLCLTVVQRLMEKNGLSYDSIGRLEVGTESIIDKSKSVKTVLMQLFEDSGNTDVEGIDTTNACYGGTAALFNAVNWVESSSWDGRYALVVAGDIAVYATGSARPTGGAGAVAMLVGPNAPLAFERGLRGTHMQHAYDFYKPDLVSEYPVVDGKLSIECYLSALDRCYSVYRNKIHAQWQREGSEKCFSLEDFGYLVFHSPYCKLVQKSLARLMLNDFLSHPSPNTETGPFTGLDAFRDVKPEETYFDRDVEKAFMKASADLFERKTKPSLLISNQNGNMYTPSVYGCLASLIAQHTPAQIAGQRVGVFSYGSGFAATLYSLRVTQDHTPGSALDKLVSSMSDLKVRLDSRQKVSPAVFSENMKLREETHHLASYVPRGSVEDLFPGTWYLTRVDEKHRREYARRPLDDDLPAEPELVRSSTGTEHIPSPAKKMPRIPAATSGPEAAVSN from the exons ATGTCAGTGAGCTGTGATTGGACAGGAAGACAGGTACTGGAGAGCAGGGTGTACGCTGCCCTGTCATCGTCAGATATAAATACACTGCTGCCTGGCTGGACACATAACAACGGCGTGGTAACATTTACCATCACTGGAGTTAACTTCGCACGCAG GATGCCTGGATCAGCTCCAATTAGTTGCATGGGACCATGGCCCAAAGATGTGGGTGTCGTTGCCATGGAACTGTACTTCCCGTCCCAGTATGTGGACCAGGCCGAGCTGGAGCAGTTTGATGGTGTGCCAGCTGGTAAATACACTGTGGGCCTGGGGCAAGCTCGCATGGGCTTCTGTTCAGACCGTGAGGACATCAACTCCCTGTGCCTGACAGTGGTCCAGAGGCTGATGGAGAAGAATGGCCTGTCCTACGACAGCATAGGTCGACTGGAGGTCGGCACTGAGAGCATTATTGACAAGTCCAAGTCTGTGAAGACGGTCCTTATGCAGCTCTTTGAAGACTCTGGCAATACAGATGTGGAGGGCATTGACACGACAAATGCCTGCTATGGTGGTACAGCTGCACTCTTCAATGCTGTCAACTGGGTGGAGTCCAGCTCGTGGGATG GACGTTATGCTTTGGTGGTAGCAGGGGACATTGCTGTCTATGCCACAGGGAGTGCCAGGCCTACGGGTGGTGCTGGTGCAGTGGCCATGCTAGTCGGGCCTAATGCTCCTTTGGCCTTTGAACGAG GTCTGCGAGGAACCCACATGCAGCATGCTTATGACTTCTACAAGCCTGACCTGGTGTCAGAATACCCCGTGGTGGACGGCAAGCTGTCTATAGAGTGCTACCTGAGTGCCTTGGACCGTTGCTACTCTGTGTACCGCAACAAGATCCATGCACAGTGGCAAAGAG aggGTTCTGAGAAGTGCTTCAGCCTGGAGGACTTTGGCTATCTAGTATTCCACTCTCCATATTGCAAGCTGGTGCAGAAGTCGTTGGCTAGACTGATGCTGAATGACTTTTTGAGCCATCCCAGCCCCAACACTGAGACAGGACCCTTCACAGGCCTCGACGCCTTCAG AGACGTGAAGCCAGAAGAGACCTACTTTGATCGGGATGTGGAGAAGGCCTTCATGAAGGCCAGCGCAGACCTGTTTGAGAGGAAGACCAAGCCCTCCCTGCTGATCTCCAACCAGAACGGAAACATGTACACCCCCTCTGTCTACGGCTGCCTGGCATCACTCATTGCACA acacacacctgcacaaaTAGCGGGTCAGAGGGTTGGAGTTTTCTCCTACGGTTCAGGATTTGCTGCCACTCTGTATTCTCTCAGAGTCACACAAGACCACACACCTG gCTCTGCTCTGGACAAACTTGTGTCCAGTATGAGTGACCTGAAGGTCAGACTGGACTCGAGGCAGAAGGTTTCTCCTGCTGTCTTCTCTGAGAACATGAAGCTTAGAGAGGAGACCCACCACCTTG CTAGTTATGTCCCTCGAGGCTCGGTGGAGGATCTGTTCCCAGGAACATGGTATTTGACACGAGTGGATGAGAAACACCGCAGAGAATACGCCAGGAGACCTCTAGACGATGACCTGCCTGCAGAGCCAGAGCTTGTTCGCTCCAGCACTGGCACCGAG CATATCCCCAGTCCAGCCAAGAAGATGCCTCGCATCCCTGCAGCCACCTCTGGCCCAGAGGCTGCTGTCAGCAACTGA
- the hmgcs1 gene encoding hydroxymethylglutaryl-CoA synthase, cytoplasmic isoform X2 — MPGSAPISCMGPWPKDVGVVAMELYFPSQYVDQAELEQFDGVPAGKYTVGLGQARMGFCSDREDINSLCLTVVQRLMEKNGLSYDSIGRLEVGTESIIDKSKSVKTVLMQLFEDSGNTDVEGIDTTNACYGGTAALFNAVNWVESSSWDGRYALVVAGDIAVYATGSARPTGGAGAVAMLVGPNAPLAFERGLRGTHMQHAYDFYKPDLVSEYPVVDGKLSIECYLSALDRCYSVYRNKIHAQWQREGSEKCFSLEDFGYLVFHSPYCKLVQKSLARLMLNDFLSHPSPNTETGPFTGLDAFRDVKPEETYFDRDVEKAFMKASADLFERKTKPSLLISNQNGNMYTPSVYGCLASLIAQHTPAQIAGQRVGVFSYGSGFAATLYSLRVTQDHTPGSALDKLVSSMSDLKVRLDSRQKVSPAVFSENMKLREETHHLASYVPRGSVEDLFPGTWYLTRVDEKHRREYARRPLDDDLPAEPELVRSSTGTEHIPSPAKKMPRIPAATSGPEAAVSN, encoded by the exons ATGCCTGGATCAGCTCCAATTAGTTGCATGGGACCATGGCCCAAAGATGTGGGTGTCGTTGCCATGGAACTGTACTTCCCGTCCCAGTATGTGGACCAGGCCGAGCTGGAGCAGTTTGATGGTGTGCCAGCTGGTAAATACACTGTGGGCCTGGGGCAAGCTCGCATGGGCTTCTGTTCAGACCGTGAGGACATCAACTCCCTGTGCCTGACAGTGGTCCAGAGGCTGATGGAGAAGAATGGCCTGTCCTACGACAGCATAGGTCGACTGGAGGTCGGCACTGAGAGCATTATTGACAAGTCCAAGTCTGTGAAGACGGTCCTTATGCAGCTCTTTGAAGACTCTGGCAATACAGATGTGGAGGGCATTGACACGACAAATGCCTGCTATGGTGGTACAGCTGCACTCTTCAATGCTGTCAACTGGGTGGAGTCCAGCTCGTGGGATG GACGTTATGCTTTGGTGGTAGCAGGGGACATTGCTGTCTATGCCACAGGGAGTGCCAGGCCTACGGGTGGTGCTGGTGCAGTGGCCATGCTAGTCGGGCCTAATGCTCCTTTGGCCTTTGAACGAG GTCTGCGAGGAACCCACATGCAGCATGCTTATGACTTCTACAAGCCTGACCTGGTGTCAGAATACCCCGTGGTGGACGGCAAGCTGTCTATAGAGTGCTACCTGAGTGCCTTGGACCGTTGCTACTCTGTGTACCGCAACAAGATCCATGCACAGTGGCAAAGAG aggGTTCTGAGAAGTGCTTCAGCCTGGAGGACTTTGGCTATCTAGTATTCCACTCTCCATATTGCAAGCTGGTGCAGAAGTCGTTGGCTAGACTGATGCTGAATGACTTTTTGAGCCATCCCAGCCCCAACACTGAGACAGGACCCTTCACAGGCCTCGACGCCTTCAG AGACGTGAAGCCAGAAGAGACCTACTTTGATCGGGATGTGGAGAAGGCCTTCATGAAGGCCAGCGCAGACCTGTTTGAGAGGAAGACCAAGCCCTCCCTGCTGATCTCCAACCAGAACGGAAACATGTACACCCCCTCTGTCTACGGCTGCCTGGCATCACTCATTGCACA acacacacctgcacaaaTAGCGGGTCAGAGGGTTGGAGTTTTCTCCTACGGTTCAGGATTTGCTGCCACTCTGTATTCTCTCAGAGTCACACAAGACCACACACCTG gCTCTGCTCTGGACAAACTTGTGTCCAGTATGAGTGACCTGAAGGTCAGACTGGACTCGAGGCAGAAGGTTTCTCCTGCTGTCTTCTCTGAGAACATGAAGCTTAGAGAGGAGACCCACCACCTTG CTAGTTATGTCCCTCGAGGCTCGGTGGAGGATCTGTTCCCAGGAACATGGTATTTGACACGAGTGGATGAGAAACACCGCAGAGAATACGCCAGGAGACCTCTAGACGATGACCTGCCTGCAGAGCCAGAGCTTGTTCGCTCCAGCACTGGCACCGAG CATATCCCCAGTCCAGCCAAGAAGATGCCTCGCATCCCTGCAGCCACCTCTGGCCCAGAGGCTGCTGTCAGCAACTGA